From the Agromyces laixinhei genome, the window GAAGTCGCCCTTGGCGTCTTTCACCGCGAGGATGTTGGGGTGCTTGGCGAGCCGCAGGATCGTCTCGTACCTGATCGGCACGCCCGTGCGCCCGGGGATGTCGTAGAGGATGACCGGCAGATCGGTGGCGTCGGCCACGAGCCGGAAGTGCGTGAGGATGCCCGCCTGCGTCGGCTTGTTGTAATACGGCGTGACGATCATGATGCCGTCGGCGCCGGCCTGCTCGGAGTGCTTGTAGAGCTCGATCGCGTGCGCGGTCTCGTTCGAGCCGCCGCCCGTGATGATCTTGGCGCGGCCTGCGGCGACGTCTTTGCCGACCTCGACCAGGCGGATCTTCTCGGGGTCGGTGAGGGTCGAGGTCTCGCCCGTGGTGCCGGTGACGACTATGCCGTCGGCGCCCGCCGAGATGACGTCGTCGATGTGCTTCTCGACCCCGGGCCAATCGACTTCGCCGTCCGCCGTCATCGGCGTGACGAGCGCGACGAGCACTTGTCCGAAGGGGTTCTGGGAGGTCACGCAGTCCAGCGTATCGGGTCGACGCGGGTCGCGGCCGGGTCGACGCGGGTCGCGGCCGGGTCGGGCCGCCACCCGTGCCATCAACCGCACCACTCCCCTCCCTGCCCGCACCCGGCGTGTCGGCAGCGAGGAGCCGGGGCGAAGGACACAGACCCGGAGGTCAGGGGCGGTCGTAGCGGTGGAAGCGGTAGCCGACGCCCGCTCGAGAGAGGCGAGGACCGTCGGTGTCGACGAGCCGCCAGCTCAGGTCGATCGACGGTGCGTAGGCGTCGCCGGCCACCTCGAGGTCGAGCTCGGTGACCTCGAGGCGGTCGGCACGGTCGATGAGCGCTTCGAAGAGCTCGGCGCCACCGATCACCCAGATCCAGTCGGGGCCGGATGTCGCGGCCGACGCGAGCGCGTCGTCGACCGAACCCGCTCGCACTGCTCCCTCAGCGGCCCATTCCTCGTTGCGGGTGACGACGATGTTGGTGCGCCCCGGCAACGGGCGGAACCGCGCCGGTAGCGAGTCCCAGGTCTTGCGCCCCATCACGACGGGGCCGCCGAGCGTCACGGACTTGAAGTGCGCGAGGTCTTCGGGCACGTGCCAGGGCATCGCTCCCCCGGCGCCGATCACCCCGCCGTGGGCCTCGGCCCAGACGAGTCCGAGCCTCGGCCCCGCGGCATCCGTCTCGCTCATACCGCGACGGCCGCGCGGATCGGCGGGTGGTGCTTGTACCCCTCGACGACGAAGTCGTCGTACTCGTAGTCGAAGACCGAGTCGGGCGTGCGGGCGAGGCGCAGGGTCGGCGGCGCGAACGGCTCGCGAGTGAGCTGCTCGGTGACCTGCTCGACGTGGTTGTCGTAGATGTGGCAGTCGCCGCCGGTCCAGACGAAGTCGCCGACCTCGAGCCCGGTCTGCGCCGCGATCATGTGGGTCAGGAGCGCATAGGAGGCGATGTTGAACGGCACGCCGAGGAAGAGGTCGGCGCTGCGCTGGTAGAGCTGGCACGAGAGCTTGCCGTCGGCGACATAGAACTGGAAGAGCGCGTGGCACGGTGCGAGCGCCATGTCGGGGATGTCGGCGGGGTTCCACGCCGAGACGATGAGGCGGCGGGAGTCGGGGTTCGTGCGGATCTGCTCGACGACCTCGGAGATCTGGTCGATCTGCTCACCCGACGGTGTCGGCCATGACCGCCACTGCACGCCGTAGACGGGGCCGAGCTCGCCGGCGGAATCGGCCCATTCATCCCAGATGGTGACGCCGTGCTCGCGCAGCCAGCCGACGTTCGACGAGCCCTGCAGGAACCAGAGCAGCTCGTACGCGATCGACTTGAAGTGCACGCGCTTCGTCGTGACCAGGGGGAAGCCCTCGGAGAGGTCGAATCGCAGCTGGCGCCCGAACACGCTGCGCGTGCCGGTGCCCGTGCGGTCGGTCTTGACGGCGCCGTGCTCGAGCACGTCGCGCAGCAGGTCTTCGTACGGGGTTGGGATCGTCTCGGCCATCCCGTCAAGGCTATCCCTCCATGGCCGAACGACGGCGAAGGCGAGCGGATGCCGCGACCGCGATCTTCGCCGCGTTCCTCAACGGGCGCCGGCGCTCGCGGCTAGGCTGGAAGTCCGGCTCGACGAGGAGGATGACATGGCAGTCACGAGTGAATCGACCACCGTCTGGAACGGCACGCTCTTCGAGGGATCGGGCGACGTCGCCCTCGACTCCTCGAAACTGGCGACCTTTCCGGTGAACTGGAAGGCACGATCCGAGGGTGCGGCCGGCACGACCAACCCCGAGGAACTGCTCGCCGCCGCGCACTCCTCGTGCTTCTCGATGGCGCTCTCGCTCGGTCTCGCGCAAGCCGGCACGCCCGCTGAGAGCATCCAGACCACCGCGGCGGTCACGTTCGAGGCCGGCAAGGGCGTGCTCGGCAGTCACCTGCTCGTGAGCGCCCGCGTGCCCGGGCTCGGCGAGGAGGCGTTCGAGGCACTCGCCGAAGACGCGAAGAAGAACTGCCCGATCTCGCAGGCACTCGCCGGCATCCCGATCACGATCGAAGCCGAACTCGCCTGATCGATGCGGCTGCTCGTCGCCGGTGCCTCCGGATTCATCGGCACTCCGCTCGTGGCCGCACTGATCGCCGACGGGCACGAGGTCGTGCGCCTCGTGCGACGTCGAGCCGCGGGCGATGACGAGTCGGCGTGGTCGCCCACTGCCGGCATCATCGACTTCACCGTCATGGATCGCGTCGACGCGGTCGTGAATCTCTCGGGAGCGCCATTCACGCGTCTGCCCTGGACGAAGGCGTACCG encodes:
- the dapA gene encoding 4-hydroxy-tetrahydrodipicolinate synthase, whose amino-acid sequence is MTADGEVDWPGVEKHIDDVISAGADGIVVTGTTGETSTLTDPEKIRLVEVGKDVAAGRAKIITGGGSNETAHAIELYKHSEQAGADGIMIVTPYYNKPTQAGILTHFRLVADATDLPVILYDIPGRTGVPIRYETILRLAKHPNILAVKDAKGDFSEVSRVLNQTDLMYFSGDDANVLPHLSIGATGLIGITANIAAAPYRQIIDAVNAGDLATATAAHQRLEPLVRAVMTHVPGTVAAKYILHGLGRIGSPRVRLPLVGPEEWEAALIEDEIDHVSGIDGVDFHNFRPDRNAAAGGALPKVAGTTR
- a CDS encoding dihydrofolate reductase, with the translated sequence MSETDAAGPRLGLVWAEAHGGVIGAGGAMPWHVPEDLAHFKSVTLGGPVVMGRKTWDSLPARFRPLPGRTNIVVTRNEEWAAEGAVRAGSVDDALASAATSGPDWIWVIGGAELFEALIDRADRLEVTELDLEVAGDAYAPSIDLSWRLVDTDGPRLSRAGVGYRFHRYDRP
- a CDS encoding thymidylate synthase — encoded protein: MAETIPTPYEDLLRDVLEHGAVKTDRTGTGTRSVFGRQLRFDLSEGFPLVTTKRVHFKSIAYELLWFLQGSSNVGWLREHGVTIWDEWADSAGELGPVYGVQWRSWPTPSGEQIDQISEVVEQIRTNPDSRRLIVSAWNPADIPDMALAPCHALFQFYVADGKLSCQLYQRSADLFLGVPFNIASYALLTHMIAAQTGLEVGDFVWTGGDCHIYDNHVEQVTEQLTREPFAPPTLRLARTPDSVFDYEYDDFVVEGYKHHPPIRAAVAV
- a CDS encoding OsmC family peroxiredoxin, which codes for MAVTSESTTVWNGTLFEGSGDVALDSSKLATFPVNWKARSEGAAGTTNPEELLAAAHSSCFSMALSLGLAQAGTPAESIQTTAAVTFEAGKGVLGSHLLVSARVPGLGEEAFEALAEDAKKNCPISQALAGIPITIEAELA